A genomic window from Anoplolepis gracilipes chromosome 6, ASM4749672v1, whole genome shotgun sequence includes:
- the LOC140667293 gene encoding PAX3- and PAX7-binding protein 1 isoform X1, whose protein sequence is MSLFNKPKRNIRRRPFNDEDEDNENRMEVEDAQPVKIKTKKEKPKQTRLSFGEELEQGDDGEVFIVKKSSRSKKLMKQLDHERRKKKGEEKIQVDSEQANKSIKQEKDLEIKTDDLVVKIKNTGPLILNGRAALAAGKDDYTSDEEEDESCSHKFRKNTDKAETVKILLENEAEIERKAFCLAFGFSEILKLSGGCIPDAAMIHAARKRRQKARELGTDYIPIEEQSDDKGKSRLIREEDHDRSDDEDSQDRLDMTVNTEARDKEKRREAFLASQVPIKFSDNESEHENEEEEWEAQQIRKGVTGAQIAAAQQDSMLQQQYTMGMNVNQMIGSGVSLEMVLMPAPPPPPSIQPPDPTKIVPLTPQDVVNRMCARLDNLKEVQRRHQQDQERLEQELQQTIKELDEGEVRTPHYAQRFRYYQELRGYVTDLVECLDEKLPLVIELEQRWLDLYGERSTELMERRRQDTRDQAEEITAARSQTVRRGPEVEAHVRRATEREGRRARRRRARELASNMPKHIDGMSSDDEVTEQQNLAFKQAKDEIDNDCKNIFSDVMEEYCTVRGILSKFESWRETDIDAYTEAYVSLCLPKIISPIIKLQLVTWNPIMESADIERTKWYNTLLLYALDSKETEESLKRDPDVRLIPSTIEKIVIPKLTSIIEKIWDPMSTSQTLRLVGAINRFIKEYPNLNDTSKQLEILFNAILDKIKDAVENDVFIPIFPKQVLDTKHQFFQRQFAMAVKLLRNLLSWQGLLGDMQLKNMALGSLLNRYLLAGLRVSCPTDALFKANMIMSTLPRAWLQGETIEHLRMFAALIQQLSEQLDQANPAHNEAWEYAKSILKIIKPL, encoded by the exons ATGTCATTATTCAACAAGCCGAAGCGAAATATACGCCGACGTCCTTTCAACGATGAGGATGAAGATAATGAAAACAGAATGGAGGTGGAGGACGCGCAGCCTGTCAAAATTAAGACGAAGAAGGAGAAGCCAAAGCAGACGCGCCTCAGTTTCGGAGAGGAGCTGGAACAAg GGGACGATGGAGAAGTTTTTATAGTCAAGAAATCGTCAAGGAGCAAAAAGCTAATGAAACAACTAGATCACGAaaggaggaaaaagaaagGTGAAGAGAAAATCCAAGTGGACTCTGAGCAAGCAAATAAATCCATTAAGCAGGAAAAAGATTTAGAGATAAAGACAGATGATCTAGTA gttaaaataaaaaacactgGACCTCTGATTTTGAATGGACGTGCTGCGTTGGCAGCAGGAAAGGATGACTATACATCggatgaagaagaagatgagTCTTGCAGTCACAAATTTCGGAAAAATACAGATAAAGCTGAAACTGTTAAAATACTACTTGAaa ATGAAGctgaaatagaaagaaaagcaTTTTGCTTAGCATTTGGTTTTTCAGAGATATTAAAACTAAGtg gtGGATGTATACCTGATGCAGCTATGATCCATGCAGCAAGAAAGCGTAGACAGAAAGCAAGAGAATTGGGAACTGATTACATTCCTATTGAAGAGCAAAG CGATGACAAGGGCAAATCCAGACTAATACGAGAGGAAGATCATGATCGAAGTGACGATGAGGATTCTCAAGATCGACTTGATATGACTGTCAACACAGAAGCAcgtgataaagaaaaaaggagagaagcaTTTCTTGCTTCTCAAGTTCCAATAAAAT tttcaGATAATGAAAGTGAACACGaaaatgaagaagaagaatgGGAGGCTCAGCAGATACGAAAGGGTGTAACTGGTGCTCAG ATTGCAGCAGCACAGCAAGATTCTATGTTACAACAACAATATACAATGGGTATGAATGTAAATCAGATGATAGGATCTGGTGTATCTTTGGAAATGGTATTAATGCCTGCACCGCCACCACCTCCGTCCATTCAACCACCAGATCCAACAAAGATTGTACCTCTTACACCGCAAGATGTTGTGAATAGGATGTGTGCAAg GTTGGACAATTTGAAAGAGGTACAGAGACGACATCAGCAAGATCAGGAACGTTTAGAACAAGAATTACAGCAAACCATAAAAGAATTGGACGAGGGTGAAGTCCGTACGCCGCATTACGCACAACGCTTCAGATATTACCAAGAGTTGCGTGGGTATGTCACTGACTTGGTAGAGTGTCTTGATGAGAAG CTTCCTCTGGTTATCGAATTGGAGCAACGCTGGTTAGATTTGTATGGCGAACGCTCGACCGAATTGATGGAACGGAGACGACAGGACACGAGGGATCAGGCGGAAGAAATAACTGCAGCAA GAAGCCAAACCGTGAGAAGAGGACCGGAAGTAGAAGCTCATGTACGACGAGCTACAGAGAGGGAGGGTAGGAGAGCCCGTCGCAGAAGAGCCAGAGAATTAGCTTCAAATATGCCAAAACATATCGATGGCATGTCTAGTGACGATGAAGTTACTGAGCAACAAAATCTCGCATTTAAACAAGCAAAAG ATGAAATTGATaatgattgtaaaaatatattttctgatgTCATGGAGGAATATTGTACAGTGCGCGGAATACTTTCAAAATTTGAATCGTGGAGAGAGACAGACATAGATGCTTACACAGAAGCTTATGTATCGTTATGTTTgcctaaaataatttctccaaTCATCAAACTACAATTAGTTACTTGGAATCCAATTatg GAAAGCGCTGACATAGAAAGGACGAAATGGTATAATACATTGCTTCTATATGCTTTAGATAGTAAAGAAACAGAAGAATCATTGAAACGAGATCCGGATGTTAGATTAATACCATCTACAATTGAAAAGATTGTAATACCAAAATTGACAT ctattatcgaaaaaatatgGGATCCAATGTCGACATCTCAAACGTTACGTCTTGTAGGAGCTATAAATCGTTTTATCAAAGAATATCCGAATTTAAATGACACAAGCAAAcaattggaaattttatttaatgctattttagataaaattaaagatgctGTTGAGAACGACGTTTTTATACCTATCTTTCCAAAACA AGTTTTGGATACAaaacatcaattttttcaaaggcAGTTCGCAATGGCTGTTAAGTTGCTGCGTAATTTACTAAGTTGGCAAGGTCTTCTTGGAGATATGCAGTTAAAAAATATGGCATTAGGCTCACTTTTGAATCGTTATCTTTTGGCCGGATTACGAGTTTCTTGTCCAACGGATGCTTTATTCAAAGCAAACATG ATCATGAGTACGCTACCAAGAGCATGGTTACAAGGGGAAACTATAGAACATCTCAGAATGTTTGCTGCCCTCATTCAACAGCTAAGTGAGCAGTTGGATCAAGCAAATCCTGCACATAA TGAAGCCTGGGAATACGCCAAGTCCATCTTGAAAATAATCAAGccattataa
- the LOC140667293 gene encoding PAX3- and PAX7-binding protein 1 isoform X2: MSLFNKPKRNIRRRPFNDEDEDNENRMEVEDAQPVKIKTKKEKPKQTRLSFGEELEQGDDGEVFIVKKSSRSKKLMKQLDHERRKKKGEEKIQVDSEQANKSIKQEKDLEIKTDDLVVKIKNTGPLILNGRAALAAGKDDYTSDEEEDESCSHKFRKNTDKAETVKILLESGCIPDAAMIHAARKRRQKARELGTDYIPIEEQSDDKGKSRLIREEDHDRSDDEDSQDRLDMTVNTEARDKEKRREAFLASQVPIKFSDNESEHENEEEEWEAQQIRKGVTGAQIAAAQQDSMLQQQYTMGMNVNQMIGSGVSLEMVLMPAPPPPPSIQPPDPTKIVPLTPQDVVNRMCARLDNLKEVQRRHQQDQERLEQELQQTIKELDEGEVRTPHYAQRFRYYQELRGYVTDLVECLDEKLPLVIELEQRWLDLYGERSTELMERRRQDTRDQAEEITAARSQTVRRGPEVEAHVRRATEREGRRARRRRARELASNMPKHIDGMSSDDEVTEQQNLAFKQAKDEIDNDCKNIFSDVMEEYCTVRGILSKFESWRETDIDAYTEAYVSLCLPKIISPIIKLQLVTWNPIMESADIERTKWYNTLLLYALDSKETEESLKRDPDVRLIPSTIEKIVIPKLTSIIEKIWDPMSTSQTLRLVGAINRFIKEYPNLNDTSKQLEILFNAILDKIKDAVENDVFIPIFPKQVLDTKHQFFQRQFAMAVKLLRNLLSWQGLLGDMQLKNMALGSLLNRYLLAGLRVSCPTDALFKANMIMSTLPRAWLQGETIEHLRMFAALIQQLSEQLDQANPAHNEAWEYAKSILKIIKPL, from the exons ATGTCATTATTCAACAAGCCGAAGCGAAATATACGCCGACGTCCTTTCAACGATGAGGATGAAGATAATGAAAACAGAATGGAGGTGGAGGACGCGCAGCCTGTCAAAATTAAGACGAAGAAGGAGAAGCCAAAGCAGACGCGCCTCAGTTTCGGAGAGGAGCTGGAACAAg GGGACGATGGAGAAGTTTTTATAGTCAAGAAATCGTCAAGGAGCAAAAAGCTAATGAAACAACTAGATCACGAaaggaggaaaaagaaagGTGAAGAGAAAATCCAAGTGGACTCTGAGCAAGCAAATAAATCCATTAAGCAGGAAAAAGATTTAGAGATAAAGACAGATGATCTAGTA gttaaaataaaaaacactgGACCTCTGATTTTGAATGGACGTGCTGCGTTGGCAGCAGGAAAGGATGACTATACATCggatgaagaagaagatgagTCTTGCAGTCACAAATTTCGGAAAAATACAGATAAAGCTGAAACTGTTAAAATACTACTTGAaa gtGGATGTATACCTGATGCAGCTATGATCCATGCAGCAAGAAAGCGTAGACAGAAAGCAAGAGAATTGGGAACTGATTACATTCCTATTGAAGAGCAAAG CGATGACAAGGGCAAATCCAGACTAATACGAGAGGAAGATCATGATCGAAGTGACGATGAGGATTCTCAAGATCGACTTGATATGACTGTCAACACAGAAGCAcgtgataaagaaaaaaggagagaagcaTTTCTTGCTTCTCAAGTTCCAATAAAAT tttcaGATAATGAAAGTGAACACGaaaatgaagaagaagaatgGGAGGCTCAGCAGATACGAAAGGGTGTAACTGGTGCTCAG ATTGCAGCAGCACAGCAAGATTCTATGTTACAACAACAATATACAATGGGTATGAATGTAAATCAGATGATAGGATCTGGTGTATCTTTGGAAATGGTATTAATGCCTGCACCGCCACCACCTCCGTCCATTCAACCACCAGATCCAACAAAGATTGTACCTCTTACACCGCAAGATGTTGTGAATAGGATGTGTGCAAg GTTGGACAATTTGAAAGAGGTACAGAGACGACATCAGCAAGATCAGGAACGTTTAGAACAAGAATTACAGCAAACCATAAAAGAATTGGACGAGGGTGAAGTCCGTACGCCGCATTACGCACAACGCTTCAGATATTACCAAGAGTTGCGTGGGTATGTCACTGACTTGGTAGAGTGTCTTGATGAGAAG CTTCCTCTGGTTATCGAATTGGAGCAACGCTGGTTAGATTTGTATGGCGAACGCTCGACCGAATTGATGGAACGGAGACGACAGGACACGAGGGATCAGGCGGAAGAAATAACTGCAGCAA GAAGCCAAACCGTGAGAAGAGGACCGGAAGTAGAAGCTCATGTACGACGAGCTACAGAGAGGGAGGGTAGGAGAGCCCGTCGCAGAAGAGCCAGAGAATTAGCTTCAAATATGCCAAAACATATCGATGGCATGTCTAGTGACGATGAAGTTACTGAGCAACAAAATCTCGCATTTAAACAAGCAAAAG ATGAAATTGATaatgattgtaaaaatatattttctgatgTCATGGAGGAATATTGTACAGTGCGCGGAATACTTTCAAAATTTGAATCGTGGAGAGAGACAGACATAGATGCTTACACAGAAGCTTATGTATCGTTATGTTTgcctaaaataatttctccaaTCATCAAACTACAATTAGTTACTTGGAATCCAATTatg GAAAGCGCTGACATAGAAAGGACGAAATGGTATAATACATTGCTTCTATATGCTTTAGATAGTAAAGAAACAGAAGAATCATTGAAACGAGATCCGGATGTTAGATTAATACCATCTACAATTGAAAAGATTGTAATACCAAAATTGACAT ctattatcgaaaaaatatgGGATCCAATGTCGACATCTCAAACGTTACGTCTTGTAGGAGCTATAAATCGTTTTATCAAAGAATATCCGAATTTAAATGACACAAGCAAAcaattggaaattttatttaatgctattttagataaaattaaagatgctGTTGAGAACGACGTTTTTATACCTATCTTTCCAAAACA AGTTTTGGATACAaaacatcaattttttcaaaggcAGTTCGCAATGGCTGTTAAGTTGCTGCGTAATTTACTAAGTTGGCAAGGTCTTCTTGGAGATATGCAGTTAAAAAATATGGCATTAGGCTCACTTTTGAATCGTTATCTTTTGGCCGGATTACGAGTTTCTTGTCCAACGGATGCTTTATTCAAAGCAAACATG ATCATGAGTACGCTACCAAGAGCATGGTTACAAGGGGAAACTATAGAACATCTCAGAATGTTTGCTGCCCTCATTCAACAGCTAAGTGAGCAGTTGGATCAAGCAAATCCTGCACATAA TGAAGCCTGGGAATACGCCAAGTCCATCTTGAAAATAATCAAGccattataa